One part of the Streptomyces ferrugineus genome encodes these proteins:
- the solA gene encoding N-methyl-L-tryptophan oxidase: protein MATSYDVIVIGLGGMGSAAAYHLAARGQRVLGIERFGPAHNLGSSHGGSRIYRQAYFEDPAYVPLLLRARELWEKLAADSGREVFTETGGLMIGREGSEAFTGTLRSAHEWGLDHEVLGAADIRRRFPTFNPAAEDVAFYERGAGIARPEATVTAHLDLARVHGADLHFAELVLGWEADGPGGRAWVVTDRGAYTADRLVIAPGAWAPKLLSGLGVSVTVERQVMYWFQPEGGIRPFSAERHPVYIWEDPDGTQIYGFPSIDGPDGGAKVAFFRKGVAGDPDHLDRRIHPDEIAAMAEYLRPRIPTLPGRFLKGAACMYANTPDENFVLARHPEHPQVTVACGFSGHGFKFVPVIGEILADLATVGTTDHPIALFDPRRVRV from the coding sequence ATGGCCACTTCGTACGACGTGATCGTCATCGGCCTGGGCGGGATGGGCAGCGCAGCCGCCTACCACCTCGCCGCCCGCGGTCAGCGCGTGCTCGGCATCGAGCGCTTCGGCCCCGCCCACAACCTGGGCTCCAGCCACGGCGGTTCCCGTATCTACCGGCAGGCCTACTTCGAGGACCCGGCCTACGTACCGCTGCTGCTGCGCGCCCGCGAACTGTGGGAGAAGCTGGCCGCCGACTCCGGCCGCGAGGTCTTCACCGAGACCGGCGGCCTCATGATCGGCCGTGAGGGCAGCGAGGCCTTCACCGGCACCCTGCGCAGCGCCCACGAATGGGGACTGGACCACGAGGTCCTGGGCGCCGCCGACATCCGGCGCCGCTTCCCCACCTTCAACCCGGCGGCCGAGGACGTCGCCTTCTACGAGCGCGGGGCCGGCATCGCCCGGCCCGAGGCGACCGTCACGGCGCACCTGGACCTGGCCCGGGTCCACGGCGCCGACCTGCACTTCGCGGAACTCGTCCTCGGCTGGGAGGCCGACGGACCGGGCGGCAGGGCCTGGGTGGTGACCGACCGCGGCGCCTACACCGCCGACCGGCTGGTCATCGCCCCCGGAGCGTGGGCACCCAAGCTCCTGTCCGGCCTGGGCGTGTCCGTGACGGTGGAGCGCCAGGTCATGTACTGGTTCCAACCCGAGGGCGGAATCCGCCCGTTCAGCGCCGAACGGCACCCGGTCTACATCTGGGAGGACCCGGACGGCACCCAGATCTACGGCTTCCCCTCGATCGACGGCCCCGACGGCGGCGCCAAGGTCGCCTTCTTCCGCAAGGGCGTGGCCGGCGACCCCGACCACCTCGACCGCCGGATCCACCCGGACGAGATCGCGGCCATGGCCGAGTACCTGCGCCCGCGCATCCCGACCCTGCCCGGCCGCTTCCTCAAGGGCGCGGCCTGCATGTACGCCAACACCCCGGACGAGAACTTCGTGCTCGCCCGGCACCCCGAGCATCCACAGGTGACGGTGGCCTGCGGATTCTCCGGCCACGGGTTCAAGTTCGTCCCCGTCATCGGCGAGATCCTCGCCGACCTGGCAACCGTCGGCACCACCGACCACCCCATCGCCCTGTTCGACCCCCGCCGCGTGCGCGTCTGA
- a CDS encoding aromatic ring-hydroxylating oxygenase subunit alpha, which yields MTLTNLPPSLIPTLSGEYYTDPEVFAQEQERVFEAMWFCVARAADLDRPGAFRTCQVGRESVLVSRSRDGSIKAFLNICRHRGARLCTEESGEVKRAFQCPYHAWTYGLDGKLVAAPNLTSMPDIDRIEYGLINVHVREWLGYVWVCLADEPPSFEADVQGDVVERLGDLESIGRYGIDDLKLGRRITYDVKANWKLIIENFMECYHCATIHPELTEVLPEFADGYAAQYYVGHGAEFGEDVQGFTVDGSEGLDRIPGVAEDQDRRYYAITARPQVFINLVPDHVVFHRMYPMAPDRTVVECDWLYLPHVVESGTDVSRSVELFHRVNQQDFDACERTQPAMSSKAYAKGGVLVPSEHHIGEFHTWLQNKLEVGPTH from the coding sequence ATGACCCTCACGAATCTGCCGCCCAGCCTGATCCCCACGCTGTCCGGCGAGTACTACACGGACCCCGAGGTCTTCGCCCAGGAGCAGGAGCGGGTCTTCGAGGCCATGTGGTTCTGCGTGGCCCGCGCCGCCGACCTGGACAGGCCCGGCGCGTTCCGCACCTGTCAGGTGGGCCGCGAGAGCGTGCTGGTCTCCCGCTCGCGGGACGGCTCGATCAAGGCGTTCCTCAACATCTGCCGGCACCGTGGCGCCAGGCTCTGCACCGAGGAGTCCGGCGAGGTCAAGCGGGCCTTCCAATGCCCGTACCACGCCTGGACCTATGGCCTGGACGGCAAGCTGGTCGCCGCGCCCAACCTGACCTCGATGCCGGACATCGACCGGATCGAGTACGGCCTGATCAACGTCCATGTGCGGGAGTGGCTCGGCTATGTGTGGGTGTGCCTCGCCGACGAGCCGCCGTCCTTCGAGGCGGACGTGCAGGGCGATGTCGTCGAGCGGCTCGGCGACCTGGAGTCGATCGGGCGCTACGGGATCGACGACCTGAAGCTGGGCCGCCGTATCACCTACGACGTGAAGGCGAACTGGAAGCTCATCATCGAGAACTTCATGGAGTGCTACCACTGCGCCACCATCCACCCCGAACTCACCGAGGTGCTGCCGGAGTTCGCGGACGGCTACGCCGCCCAGTACTACGTCGGCCACGGCGCCGAGTTCGGCGAGGACGTCCAGGGCTTCACCGTCGACGGCTCCGAGGGCCTGGACCGCATTCCGGGTGTCGCCGAGGACCAGGACCGCCGCTACTACGCCATCACCGCGCGGCCGCAGGTCTTCATCAACCTCGTGCCCGACCACGTCGTCTTCCACCGGATGTACCCGATGGCACCCGACCGCACGGTCGTCGAGTGCGACTGGCTGTACCTGCCGCACGTCGTCGAGAGCGGCACGGACGTCAGCCGGTCCGTGGAGCTCTTCCACCGGGTCAACCAGCAGGACTTCGACGCCTGCGAGCGCACCCAGCCGGCGATGAGCTCGAAGGCGTACGCCAAGGGCGGTGTCCTGGTGCCCAGCGAGCACCACATCGGCGAGTTCCACACCTGGCTGCAGAACAAGCTCGAGGTCGGTCCCACGCACTGA
- a CDS encoding SpoIIE family protein phosphatase, translated as MDRSRSRRPSIRRPSALSVHSVAGQVFILQVAVVVLLVIAAVTALVLQARSASLQEAKERSLVGAETFAHAPGTLAAMKSRDPSALLQPQAEAARKDSGVAYIIAFDTNGIRWTHPDPNLIGKHVVGSYAEALAGRVHQETYDTPGVGRAVDAMVPVFDTDGEVVGLVSVGITLESINERVTEQLPLLIGSAVGGLVLVTGGSALVSRRLRRQTHGLDPAEMTRMYEHHDAVLHSVREGVVVVSGEGRLLLANDEARRLLDLPEDGEGRPVTGLGLAPRAAALLTSGRVATDEVILAGERLLAVNLRPTAPTGSVATLRDTTELRALAGRAEVARERLELLYDAGVSIGTTLDVVRTAEELAEVAVPRFADFATVELLDAVRQGAEPNGDVSPSMDRIAVRGIRDDHPLTPAGERITFVPTMPQAQGLQSGHAVLVSELSGAPGWRAQDPERARRVVDFGIHSLITVPLQARGTALGMVDFWRSDKKAFTRDDLAFAEELAARAAVAIDNARRYTREHTMAVTLQRSLLPHALPEQSALEVAHRYLPAQAGVGGDWFDVIPLPGARVALVVGDVVGHGLHAAATMGRLRTAVHNYCGLDLSPDELLSHLDELVARIDESESADSESEPVTGATCLFAIYDPVSGHCTVTRAGHPGPAVVHPDGSVTFPDVPVSPPLGLGVGLPVETAEIPLSDGSRLALYTDGLVEDRDRDIDVGLELLRGALAHPDQTPEQACQAVLDALLPDRPRDDIALLVARTRRLDPDRVADWDVPSDPAALGPLRAACARRLEAWGLDEISFTTELILSELVTNAIRYGGDPIRLRLLYDRDSLICEVSDGSSTSPHLRRAATTDEGGRGLFLVAQLARRWGTRYTDRGKVIWSEQSSDAAESGLDEAIGDLLLDQWDEPTL; from the coding sequence ATGGACAGGTCCAGATCACGGCGCCCCTCGATCCGTAGGCCCTCCGCGCTGAGTGTGCACAGCGTCGCGGGCCAGGTCTTCATCCTCCAGGTGGCCGTCGTCGTGCTGCTCGTGATCGCCGCGGTGACGGCCCTCGTGCTGCAGGCCCGGAGCGCGAGCCTGCAGGAGGCCAAGGAGCGCTCGCTCGTCGGCGCCGAGACCTTCGCGCACGCCCCGGGGACGCTGGCCGCCATGAAGTCCCGCGATCCCAGCGCCCTGCTCCAGCCGCAGGCGGAAGCGGCACGGAAGGACTCCGGAGTCGCCTACATCATCGCGTTCGACACGAACGGCATCCGCTGGACCCACCCCGACCCGAACCTCATCGGCAAGCATGTCGTCGGCTCCTACGCCGAGGCGCTCGCGGGCCGTGTGCACCAGGAGACCTATGACACGCCCGGTGTCGGCCGTGCCGTGGACGCGATGGTTCCCGTCTTCGACACCGACGGCGAGGTCGTCGGACTGGTCTCCGTCGGCATCACGCTCGAGAGCATCAACGAGCGGGTGACCGAGCAGTTGCCGCTGCTGATCGGCTCCGCCGTCGGCGGGCTCGTGCTGGTCACGGGCGGATCGGCGCTGGTGAGCCGGCGGCTGCGGCGGCAGACCCACGGTTTGGATCCGGCCGAGATGACACGGATGTACGAACACCACGACGCGGTCCTGCACTCGGTGCGGGAGGGCGTGGTCGTCGTCAGCGGCGAGGGGCGGCTGCTGCTGGCCAACGACGAGGCGCGCCGGCTGCTGGACCTGCCCGAGGACGGGGAAGGCCGACCGGTCACCGGACTCGGGCTGGCCCCGCGTGCCGCCGCGCTGCTCACCTCGGGCCGGGTCGCCACCGACGAGGTGATCCTGGCCGGGGAGCGGCTGCTGGCGGTCAACCTGCGGCCGACCGCCCCGACCGGGAGCGTGGCGACGCTGCGGGACACCACGGAGCTGCGCGCCCTGGCGGGACGGGCCGAGGTGGCGCGCGAACGCCTGGAACTGCTCTACGACGCCGGGGTGAGCATCGGCACCACGCTGGACGTGGTGCGCACCGCCGAGGAGCTGGCCGAGGTCGCGGTTCCCCGGTTCGCCGACTTCGCCACCGTCGAACTGCTGGACGCGGTCCGGCAGGGCGCGGAGCCGAACGGCGACGTGAGCCCGAGCATGGACCGCATCGCCGTACGCGGGATCCGGGACGACCACCCGCTGACCCCGGCGGGGGAGCGGATCACCTTCGTGCCGACCATGCCGCAGGCGCAGGGTCTGCAAAGCGGTCACGCCGTGCTGGTGTCCGAGCTGAGCGGCGCGCCGGGCTGGCGGGCGCAGGATCCCGAACGGGCGCGACGCGTCGTGGACTTCGGTATCCACTCCCTGATCACCGTGCCGCTCCAGGCCCGCGGCACGGCCCTGGGCATGGTGGACTTCTGGCGCTCGGACAAGAAGGCGTTCACCCGGGACGATCTGGCCTTCGCCGAGGAACTGGCCGCGCGGGCGGCGGTCGCCATCGACAACGCCCGCCGCTACACCCGCGAGCACACCATGGCGGTCACCCTGCAGCGCAGCCTGCTGCCGCACGCCCTGCCCGAGCAGTCGGCGCTGGAGGTGGCCCACCGCTACCTGCCGGCCCAGGCCGGGGTCGGCGGGGACTGGTTCGACGTCATTCCGCTGCCCGGCGCCCGCGTCGCCCTCGTCGTCGGCGACGTCGTCGGCCACGGCCTGCACGCCGCCGCGACCATGGGCCGCCTGCGCACCGCGGTGCACAACTACTGTGGCCTCGATCTCTCCCCGGACGAGCTCCTGAGCCACCTGGACGAGCTGGTCGCGCGCATCGACGAGAGCGAGAGCGCCGACTCGGAGAGTGAGCCCGTCACCGGGGCCACCTGTCTGTTCGCGATCTACGACCCGGTCTCCGGCCACTGCACCGTCACCCGGGCCGGCCACCCCGGGCCCGCCGTGGTCCACCCCGACGGCTCCGTGACCTTCCCCGACGTCCCGGTCTCACCCCCGCTCGGCCTGGGTGTCGGCCTGCCGGTCGAGACGGCCGAAATTCCGCTGTCCGACGGCTCCCGACTCGCCCTGTACACCGACGGGCTCGTCGAGGACCGCGACCGGGACATCGACGTCGGCCTCGAACTCCTCCGGGGCGCCCTGGCGCACCCCGACCAGACCCCGGAACAGGCCTGCCAGGCCGTCCTCGACGCCCTGCTGCCCGACCGCCCCCGTGACGACATCGCCCTCCTGGTGGCCCGCACCAGGCGGCTCGACCCGGACCGGGTCGCCGACTGGGACGTACCCTCCGACCCCGCGGCCCTGGGCCCCCTGCGCGCCGCCTGCGCCCGCCGCCTGGAGGCCTGGGGCCTGGACGAGATCTCCTTCACCACCGAGCTGATCCTCAGCGAACTCGTCACCAACGCCATCCGCTACGGCGGCGATCCCATCCGTCTTCGTCTGCTGTACGACCGCGACAGCCTGATCTGCGAGGTCTCCGACGGCAGCAGCACCTCCCCGCATCTGCGCCGCGCGGCCACCACCGACGAGGGCGGCCGAGGGCTGTTCCTCGTTGCCCAGCTGGCCCGGCGCTGGGGTACCCGGTACACCGATCGCGGCAAGGTCATCTGGAGCGAACAGTCCTCGGACGCCGCCGAATCCGGGCTCGACGAAGCCATCGGCGACCTGCTGCTGGACCAGTGGGACGAGCCGACACTGTAG
- a CDS encoding NAD(P)/FAD-dependent oxidoreductase, producing MRSITVVGASLAGLSTVRALRAEGYDGEIVVVGEERHTPYDRPPLSKDFLKGDIDADALALGDADEYEVLDTQWLLGERAVRLDPVARTVTLASGRHVRTDGVVVATGATPRTLPGTDGLAGVHTLRTLDDAQALRTELLDGLPRVVVIGAGFIGAEVASTAHRLGLHVTVVEALDVPLERQLGREMGLVCSSLHSDHGVRLLCGTGVAELVGEGRVTGVRLADGRLLPADIVVVGVGVRPNTDWLAGSGVRVDDGVVCDTGCATGVPRVVAVGDIARCPNPFTGRHARIEHWSNAAEQAKTAARTLLSGVSSPAPLTAPYFWSDQYQVRIQVAGHVAPGAEPEVVEGDIDSRTFTAVYRREGTPVAVLSLNQPKFFNRLRRTLVPAAAAVVS from the coding sequence ATGAGGAGCATCACCGTCGTCGGAGCGTCGCTGGCAGGCCTGAGCACGGTCCGCGCGCTGCGTGCGGAGGGCTACGACGGCGAGATCGTCGTCGTGGGGGAGGAGCGCCACACCCCCTACGACCGCCCCCCGCTGTCCAAGGACTTCCTCAAGGGCGACATCGACGCCGACGCGCTCGCGCTGGGCGACGCGGACGAGTACGAGGTCCTGGACACGCAGTGGCTGCTCGGCGAGCGCGCGGTGCGGCTCGACCCCGTCGCCCGCACCGTCACCCTGGCCTCGGGACGGCATGTGCGCACCGACGGCGTCGTCGTCGCGACCGGCGCCACCCCCCGCACCCTCCCCGGCACGGACGGCCTGGCCGGTGTCCACACCCTGCGCACCTTGGACGACGCCCAGGCCCTGCGCACCGAACTGCTGGACGGCCTGCCCCGGGTCGTCGTCATCGGCGCCGGATTCATCGGTGCCGAGGTGGCGTCCACCGCCCACCGGCTCGGCCTGCACGTCACCGTCGTCGAGGCGCTCGACGTACCCCTGGAGCGCCAGCTCGGGCGCGAGATGGGGCTGGTGTGCTCCTCGCTCCACAGCGATCACGGGGTTCGGCTGCTGTGCGGAACCGGCGTGGCGGAACTCGTCGGCGAGGGCCGGGTCACGGGCGTACGGCTGGCGGACGGACGCCTGCTGCCCGCCGACATCGTCGTGGTCGGGGTGGGCGTCCGGCCCAACACCGACTGGCTCGCCGGCTCCGGGGTGCGGGTGGACGACGGCGTGGTCTGCGACACCGGCTGCGCGACCGGTGTCCCGCGTGTGGTCGCCGTCGGTGACATCGCCCGCTGCCCCAACCCGTTCACCGGACGGCACGCCCGCATCGAGCACTGGAGCAACGCCGCCGAACAGGCGAAGACCGCCGCCCGCACCCTGCTGAGCGGTGTGTCGTCCCCCGCCCCGCTCACCGCGCCGTACTTCTGGTCCGACCAGTACCAGGTGCGCATCCAGGTCGCCGGACACGTGGCCCCCGGCGCCGAGCCCGAGGTCGTCGAGGGAGACATCGACAGCCGCACCTTCACCGCCGTCTACCGGCGCGAGGGCACCCCCGTCGCCGTCCTCTCCCTCAACCAGCCGAAGTTCTTCAACCGGCTCCGCCGCACCCTCGTCCCCGCCGCCGCGGCCGTCGTGTCATGA